aaccactcgactctctgtcgcacaaaACTGAAGTTACCGTACAGACAAGaagagaagctcgcaggcaatcggggagacgTCAAGAGAGAAGcctactggcgttacattttaaaatactatacaaactaattaatcagaatacttactccttctcactcacgccaaagaactccccgctcaagctcgccgtctctgcaagattaacgatggcagtttgcacgaacagctactagaagatttacatctgtcagacaggttgctgacgtcatcaagcttagtttgagtctgcgcgtcagaaaaggaagtgctaaaaatcgctaaaaatgggcttcacttgtctcaattgagttccaatggggtcgctgtgtccatttcttttactgtctatgccaataatgagtcggcgttaTGACGTACAAACTGGAAGTGCTGGATGTAAACAACTTATgatgaatgacacagaagagtagaaattgttgaataaaatcgttatttttgttatcgcttttgtgcacaaaaagttttctcgtcactacataacattaaggttgaaccactgcagtcacgtcgactgttttaaaggtgccagtacatggaaaagacatacattgagtttcaaactccattgcttcctccttctgtaaatttgatttgtttaaaagacctccggaaaacaggcgaatctcaacataacacagactgttatgtaacagtcgggatcattaatatgtatgaccccaatatttgcatatgccagctcatgttcaaggcattagacaagggcagccagtattaacatctggatgtgcacagctgaatcatcagactaggtaagcaagcaagaacaatagggaaaaatggcagatggagcaataataactgacatgatccatgatttcatgatatttttagtgatatttgtaaattgtctttctaaatgtttcattagcatgttgtttcttactgtattcgcggagacaagagccgtcgctattttcattattaaacacttgcagtctttataactcataaacacaacttcattctttataaatctctccaacagtgtgtaatgttagctttagccacggagcactatcaaactcattcagaatcaaatgtaaacatccaaataaatactatactcacatgatccgatccatgcatgcagcatgcatgacgaacatcttgtaaagatccatttgagggttatattagctgtgtgaattttgtaaatgcactgtataactgcacttatagtcgagagctggtGTTGGgggggatttaaaggggccgcagcctgaattggcgcatagttaatgatgccccaaaataggcagttaaaaaaatgaattaaaaaaaatctatggggtattttgagctgaaacttcagacacattcaggagacaccttagacttatattacatcttttgaaaagacgttctacggcacatTTGACGatgcctttctggaccttgaaagagGTGATTATATTGccgtctatggacgagtcatatagctctcagatttcatcaaaaatatcttaatttgtgttctgaagatgaacgaaggtcttacaggtgtggaacgacatgagggggagtaataaatgacagaattttcatttttgggtgaactaaccttataaggccaatttacaccaagcatGATAACTACAGCAGCTGCAACTTTTCCTGTACCATTTTGTTCTCAAAAGCATGACCTTTTTACTCTAACTTTCTTTACTTGCATCCAGGATTCAGCAGTCTGTCATCTGCCTGTCTTGAATCATTGGTATAGTCTGTGTTTGCATGCATATATGCTGCCACTCTACAGATCCTCGTGCTTGAACTGGGTTTGACAGATTTGCGCCTGGTTTTATTGGTGCGTTTGGATGCAGGGCAGGTGTAGAGACCCTTCTGTCAGGCATATTATGGAAAGCATCCGAAACCGCCTCAGCGCGGCTCTCGACTCACATGGAGCACAAGATTCTCTGTGGATGAAAACAGGGAAAGTGAGCTTACTATGACAACACTGCAATCATCCGAAACCCACGACTTACAGCATGGAAATAATCAGTTTTACATTCGTGTTAAGTGCTTTTGAGCAGCCAAGTTCATGGATGGTGAAAATATCAGAGCAATTTTTACAATCGTTTTCTGGGAATCGTAGCGCGCCATTGAATCCAACGAGCTTTATCTCATGAGTGATGTCATCAGTGAGCTGCCAAAGCCTGTTATTACGCATGGATGGATTAGAAAATGAACAATCAGTTTGTCTGCAATAGGCTGCGGTGGAAATGgatttaattgatttaaaaagCCCTCGATAGTGACACACAAAACAGCAAACACGAAAGCATGTttgcttaaaggaatagttcatctaaaaataaaaagtttgtcATCATTGAggctactcaccctcatgttgttccaaaacccatTTGACTTTCATTCTTCTGTGGCTAATATCATCTACAGTAAATGAATCGAAAGCACATTAGAATGAgcttttttggagcttgacagcacCAGACCTCATATGAAAAAGATCATTCTGGACTTTCTGTAGGAAAGAAAGTcacacaacatgagggtgagtgaatgttGACATCATTTCATTTTCAGGGTTTCTTTAATGCCAAACAGATGAATTAAGAGtcttaaatttgtttttatgtcTTTATCTGTGTAATTGAGTTTGTATCCGGCAGAAGGACACGATCAGGATGTTCATCGGGACTCCAGATCTCCAGCTGTTGTTTCTTATTTCTCATAACATGGCTCCCAGATGGCCTGGATAAAACACTAAACTCCGATCGCACTGTAACGTCAGCAGAAGAAAACCATATAGAGATTTCTTATGATGCTAAAAGAAATGAccatttttttcattaaagtgAAGGGCACTACATTTAGTAACTTACCCCCCCTTGTCAAAGCAAGTAACAATTGTGTGTCAAAATTCGATTCTGGGTTCAAAAATCAgtaacacacaaatgtatgttATTGATCAAAAATTGATTCAGAATGTTACTGAATTGCAAGGAAACAAGATACGTTGATATAATTTTAGGAATAATATCTCTAAAATTCCTTCACTGTCAGAACATTTGTTCTCCAAAACAGGTCAATCATGAGTATGAATTTATCCACTGAACATGCTTTACTAACATCAATATGGTTTAAAATGTTATTCACACATTATGGAGGTTTCCTGACCTTGATCCAATATttctgacaaaaaataaataaataaataaaaataaatataaatacaggatgatagaaataaataatatttacccCCATCTTCTCCCTAGCATTTCCAATCAAACATCAATATATAAATGATCAATAAAAATGGCTAAAAAgagcaaaatataaaataaaaaaagaatgtttctgtgttctgaagacagaaaaaaatatttatttggtgGAATCACAAAATTCATTCAGTGACATTTAATACATTGCAAACCCCCGGAAACCTCCACAAgccattttacaaaataaaacattagtGAAATggtaaatggaaaaataaatattaaaagaaaagaaaaaacaaggtGAAGTGTTAGTCAAAATGTGCTTTAgcacaaaaaacacacatgcaGAGATCCATCACTTTTCCATTTGTGTGATATCTAACCATAGATGTCTGTACATAAAGGTTGATATGACCtacaatatttacaatattacaataatgtTTCTTAATCCAGAAATGGAGGCCCCAGTGCTAATGATTGCTTTGTTTTACATCGCAacatttttgttcatatttCTTTCAGTTCTTTAGTGCTTAGATTAATTTCCAGTGCCACATTAATATGAGCCAATCTCAGCTCTTTCCTCCCCCTCCGGCTGCTGAGCTGCAAACTGCAGATTTCCTCAGTTCAATTTTCATAGACTGGCTTTCAGAGCGTGACGTCGTGGACAGGCCTAAGACCGCTTTCCCTGTTTTCATACCTTTTGACATGGGGATTCGTGTTGCTGTGGAGCGAGATGACTGCACATCCGTtccatgctgaaaaaaaaagcaaagggaAATATGAGATCACATTTTagaatttgttttagttttttattaacCATCtgtttgtcataatttaaaaagtgcatttttatttttatttatgcagGTTAACTTTCTGTTTCTAAAAATTCAACCTGTTTGTAAAGGGGTCTCAaactgtcatttatttatttttaaaagctgaaattaatattaattaattaaataaaaataaaataagtatatagttgcaaaaaataaataaaaaaaaaacaaaataaaaaaaaacagagtgGCCATTCACAATAGTAGGAATATATCCTGGACTATCACTAAgtcttattcatttttttttttcaataagtaatttttcatctaatataaaaaaagatttaatatttgcaaatgtaaaatgcaatattttattatgctaACAACTAGGGATGTGACGAGATCTTGTGCCACGAGATCTTGCGATATTAAAATGTGACAAGATTTCTCGTTGAGTGAAAAGCTGTCACGCAATATCGCCATGACTCAGTGTGAGGGTAAAATTACcatagaatatgccaccgctacgtttacattacattacgGTGCCCACTGCGGCGCCGCCTCCActgttgttttgctttatttatagaaataaaaaacatttaatttagttGGATAATGGTCGCTTCAATTGTAAACTATTGTAAACTTCTGCCCTGCTCATCCAGCATGAGCTGCAGAGTCGCACACAGTGCATGAATCAGAGTTCACTGACCATGTGACAAGAGTAAggcgagatgactgacaagaccatggcggGGGATTTGTTACGCAACAGAGCCTAAGCATCTGATAAATGTCTTATCTTGTAGAATGCGTGCTCAtcagtacggaagaggattagggccaagcaataataaaaaaataaaaccatctcgagattaaagttaaattaaattaaatttcaagaaaaaagtcgaaaatgttgagaatgaactcgttaaattacgagaataaagtcattatattacgagaaaaaagttgttaagttatgagaacaaattcgttaaattatgagaaaaaggacgttaaatttcaagaaaaaagtcgagataaaatgttgagaatacacaataaattattaggaaaaaagtagttaaattaggagaacaaattcattaaattacgaatttgttctcataatttaacgacttttttcttgtaatttaatgagtttattctcattaAATTTAACAACTCTCGAAtttaactttaatctcgagatggttttattttttcattattgcttggccctaatcctcttccgtacatcaGCGCCGCTCCTTATACACAGTCATGAATTTCggcattgaggatttcttaaaaatactgtgcAAAAATCTTGCCTCCTCTTGTTCTCCCTGTGTCGTCTCGTTTCTTGAGCTAagtgtctcgtcacacccctgcAAACAActtttcattacaattggtgctTGATTTAGTAGGTTTTCCTAGGCAAGGATAGGAAGGTTAGCCTAGTTCTGCTCACACAGAATTCAGTTTTATTATAGGTTAAACATGAAGGGATAGGTCAGTTGGTGTCACTATTTAAAGGATTTTCTTGACAAgctttttttggtgacaaacatATCAGTACATTCCAGTGTTGGTTAGCGATAATGGATGAGGAGAACGGTTTTGATTTATCTATACCTTGAAAGAGAGTTATCTAGGGAGCAGACACCCCCTGATATCATTTTGAAACATTTCAGAAGCAACTGAAATATAGAAGATTAAATAtgatcattttgtttttagagaCACAAAATCACAGAATATTAATTGTTAAATGACTATACCTGTCATTTGTTGACATATATGCACACTCACTTTTCGTTCCGCATCATCTAAAACCCAAACAGAGGGACAATGTAATAAATCTGGTACTCACCACAGATTGAGTAGACCTGGTTGGGGCCGAGGTGATGGGGGTTATTGTGATGCTGCTTGTCACCTTGCCTTGGATCATGTTCCCGACATTAGCGGACGTCTGTCTGGGAGAGCGCAGAACCGTCCCTGTTGACATCTCCTTGCTCTCTGAACTCATTCCATTAGGCCAAACCGTCACTGTGCCGCTTCTGTCATCCTGAGGTTTTTTGAACCCAGGTGACCCGAGGTGAATATGGATTTTATTGTCCTCCGTGGTTATAATATTGGAGTTGTATTTGCGGATGGGTGTTGGAACCGTCTGCTTTTCAGGGGTCAACTTGAACACAGCTCTGCCCATGGTCATCTCATGGGGTTCTGGGGAGATGGATGCCTGAGAGACTGGAGTTGCACTAACGGTTATGATGGACAGAGGAGAAATAGGATGCTCCGAGAAGGAGCCTTTACCTTTCTCTGGAGACTTAGCTCTGGAGATGGCTGTTATAGTGACTGGAGACTTTGTTCTTTCAGGTGGCCCTCCGTTGACCTTGGACTTGGGCAACATAGAAGTAGGAACGATTGTTATCCGTGGTTTCTGGAGCCCAAGAGTCGGGATGATTGTGGTACTTGAGAAGAAGTCCTCAGCACGTGGACTGGTGATCTCCAATGTTGCAGTGCTGCTCTGATGGTCAGGAGTCACCTTAATATGGAGGGGTTGACCGGATTTCCGAGGAATGGTTAGTTctggtgatggtgatgatgtTGTTCCATTGACCTGCTGGGTTGATGGAAAATCCTGAGTGATAGTAACGGCTTCTTTCTTCTTCATCCAAGGGTTCCAAGACTTCCTCATTGCCATCTCTGCAGCTGCTGGTGGGTAACGGTCCAACACAGTCGGTTTCTTGAGACCTTTCTGCCTCAGATTACTCATGATGTGATTTTCCTCTTGAACAGACTTTTGTATGAACACAGCTGGAGTCTCATCTTCGATGTGTTCATTCATGTCTGCGTCAGTCTGCACTGCAGTAGAAGCAAGAGGAACGTCCACAATCCTCCTTCCGTTCATGCTAGGTCTAAGGGCACGGCTGTAACGCTTAGTTGCTTCCAACTCTTTGGTTAGTTTGAGAACTTCTTGactcatgtttttctttttatcctCCTCTTCAATGAACCTCTGCTGGAGAACTGTGTAGTCTACCTGAAGCTGAGATAGCTGATCCTCCTTGTTCATGAGCTCATGAATCTTCTCCTTTAGAGCTTGTACATCGGCCTGAAGATCTCTTGTTTTGGCCTCCTCTATTTTGCAGCGTAGTCTTAGCTCAGCTTCTTGGCTTACCAACTCTCCTTTTTCTATGGCTTTGTTCTTGGTGATCTGCGTCTTCATTTCCTCCAGGAGCTGGAAAAGAGCGTTGGCTTTGTCTTGTTCGGTTCTGAACTTCTTCTCAAGCATGTCATACTCGTCCTCTGTCTTCAACAAATCGCCTTCCACAACCTCAAGCTGTTTGAGACGGTTCCTGAGTCTCTCAATCTCCATCGTGAGCTCCTTAACCTTGTTGTCCTCATCAGGATATCCAACTTTGTCAACAATAGCTCTTTTTCTTGTAGATTCCCACTCAGCTTTCTCTTGCTCATCCATTTTACTTTGCATCTGACACACCTTTACGCTGAGATCCTTTCGCTTCTCTTCTTCACTTGCAAGTTCAGACTTCAGATTGTCTTTTTCCTTGTTAAGAGCGGACACTTTCATCTCCATTTCAGACTTCAGTTTAAGAAGCTTCTTACTTTCCTCGATCAGCTTTTCCGTGACCTCCATGACTTTGCATTGCTCAGCTTTAAACAGTTTGTTCATTTCTTCACTTTTCAGCTCTTCCTGTTTGATTCGTTCGGCCATGTTCTTCCTCTCGTCCATTAGGATCACTGTGAATGACTTTAGTTTAGTCAAGTCGTCCTTTAAACCCATCTCAGCCTTTTCCAGCCTGGATTCTGAGCACTCAAGTTCTTTGATATGGTTTTTAACCGTTTCTAGCTCACACGCCAAGCTCTTTGTCAAAGTTCTTTCTTTCTCCAGGTTGGTGTGAAGCTGAACACATTCAGATTTGCTCACATTGAAAGCCCCCTCCAGTTTCTCCAGGTCCACCATCCTCTTCTGCAGTTTTTCAACCTCTAGTTTCAGCTCACGACTGTGATTCTCCTCATCCTGAAGCCTCCTCTTTAGCTCCTTGCACTGTGCTTCCGTTTTTGTGATCTCCTCATCCTTTCCTTCCATTTCCAGAACTCTCTTCCGAAGGTTCTCCAGCTCGGCCATTAGGCTTGAATTCCCGCACTCCCCTCTGCTTATTTTGTCCCGCAGGTCCTGAAGGTCCTCCTCGGACTTCTGCAGTGTATGATTGGTCTCCTCCAATTCCTCAATCCTGCGTGACAGGCTGGCCAGCTTCAGACGCAGCTGTCGACTTTCAGACTCCTGTTTGGCCAGCTTGGCGGCCATCTCCTCATGTTCCTGTGAAAATTTGGAGGTCTTATGTTCAAGGTCCAGCTCTAGCCTCTGAATCCTCTGGCTGTCTTCTTTAGCTTTGCTGTTGATGATCTccaaatgctgctctttttcaTGTAGCTTCTTGCTGAAATCCTGGACCTTCTGTTTTTGCTGGTCAATCTGTTCAATGTGAAGCTGCCTTTCATCCACGAGCATCAGGGCAAATGATTTCAACTTAACAAGCTCCTCCTGAACTTTCTCAAGACGTTTGCTGTGATCCTTGTCCTTACGAGCCTGATATGCCTTCTCTTGCTCCAATAGTCTCTTGAGTCTGGTGGAAACAAAAAGACAGAGATTAAttctcatttaaaatataggTCAGATTCATAGTAACTTTCATATTCCATCTTATCCCACAAAGAGAGAGTCACAcaattgaaatttaaaaatagtataaatatttaaatattttaaggtGCATATTTCAAACAACATTACTGAGGAATATTAATATGTATTACAATAAATATAcatgtacaaaaaatgtaaatatacagaattttcatatataacatttttagtttattattatgatatattacatatatttagTTTACATATTATGACATTATCTTTTCACAGTATAACAGTACACACCAGCGACGTGAGTGTTTCTGTGATTTTCATCATATTGCCTTATTGGAAGTGAATGAATAACTGTGGCATAAGAGCTGTACAGTTGTGAAGGAAAAGAACAGGAGTAGAAGACAAGCATGTTGCAAGAACAAGGAACAGTGTCTGAATGCTTCAGTGATTGTCTCTGACAGTAGTTATTGAACATTTCATGCTTCCATGATCACAGGATCCTCACGGGCAGCTTGGCACGTCAACGGGAAAATGTTCCCGCCTGGCAAAATGTCTACTAGGACATCACAACAGTGGAATTTGTGCCAACAAGAGCACTTGAAGAAAAGTCCATGATGCTGGTGAATGTTTACACTGATCTAGCTCAGCGGGAGTCTCCCTGTCGAGAGGAGCATGTCCTTTGCGAAATAAGTTTAATGCATATTTCCTTCATAATTCAATGATCTCATTTCCTCATTGACAATTTTACAGCAGTCAGACACTATAACATATCCGAACAACAGACTCATGAATGAATACTGTCAGCCTATTTGCATACACTTCAATCTGTTTGCATACTCACCATCTAGCTGAGAGTCCAGGTGGGTCCATGCCTAACTTGTTTTGAAGTGCACAGCTTTAGTTATTCTGCTCAAAGCATCATTAAACGGTTCTCCGAATTAGCCATCACATTCCAACCATGTCATGAGCGCAGTGAAAGGTGAATGTTGTGTGAAACGGCATTGCCCCACTTGCTGGTGATATCATCTCTCTAACATAGAACTGTTCTGCCCTTGTTTGGGCAAAGGAGGCGGAGTCATCTGAGAGCTTTTCATGCACTCTTTTCTCAGCTTTCTTCTATTATTCTTTTTCCCAGAGACTGAAGTCAGGATATTGTTTTAGGAAACAGTCAATTAGAGTCGTGGTCAATGTACTAAACCCCTTGTATCATTTCAAGGGTTCCCTTTCCATTTCATATAAACTATAAAATGACCCAATTACTTCTTTTCTCACATGCAACCAAGCGTTCCCATGGGAACACACAACAATGCAAGggaaaagttttgttttgtaagaGAACAATGTCGCACTCTCTTGGTTCAGATGAAGCCCTGTCACTCAGAAATGccatgataaataaataatacactaTCAGTCAACAGATAAGATTTTTTgctatgtttttgaaagaaactcTTGCTCACAGAGGCTTTatgtaatcaaaaatacagtaaaaacagtcatCATTTAGActaacttttctatttgaatatatttaaaattttactgATGATTTcaaaaggatcatgtgacactaaagactggagtaatgatgctgaaaattcagctttgattacaggaataagttacattttgcattcaaatagaaaacagttcttttaaaatgtaataatatttcacaatattactgtttttactgtatttttgatcaaataaatgcagcctaggtcagactttttttcaaaaatacaaaacaaaacaacttttgACCGTTAgtgtaaatgaataaaaagtaaaaatgataaGATCCCTGCTCAGCAAATAATATTTGGAAAAAAAGGTTGAATCATTTCATTATTGCAGGAAGTTTACTGATATAGTTGGCATTTCTCAGATATTGGCAGAGGTTAAAGATGACAGCTGGGAAATTCTTCAGAAACCATCAGATCCACTGTAACATGTGCAGCCAGAGActtataaatcataaatcatGTGAATGGTGATAGAATGACATCATCATCTGGCGTCTAGTTTAAATGTGCTCGCGATTTAAATTACAGCCCGAATATCAAGAGCACATGAAACTTCCAGATGTAGTTTTAATTGGTGATGTTTGCTAATGCAGCTAAAGTAAGTCTGAAACTTTGATGTGTAACTCCAGACATAAATGATGTGCTATTACTTTTTAAGTGATCAGACTTATAATTTTTGTCTGGCGAATGATAAAACAGGTGAAAAAATTTCCTGAGGACCTAAGGCCATATTTACAGACACGAATATCAGAGTCTTGAGGTGTGCCTATATAAATGAatatgaaacagttcagttttgatttcatgaaaACAACAAACTTGTTGATGGTAAAATCATTGGTATCGGTCTTGCACTGACCTATATGCCaatcaaagaacaaaactaATTGTCCTCTTCAGATTACAGTCTTTTTTTGAGTGTGGGACTtcaagaggaaaaacagcaagTGTAAATGTcatgtgaaagagagagaggtaaTTTGAGGAGGAAGGGCATTGCGGATGCTTCTAGAAGCTCAACGCACAGCAGTTTTATATTCCTGGCGGGATTCCCCGCCATCGCCCTGCGTTCAGTCCCAGGTGGCGTGGTGCTGGAGTGACCTCACCTGCTATGAATCTCTGAAATGAGAGAATTATGGAGGAATGTGCAAACACACGGGCTGGAGATGAGAGTGATAAGTGAAGGGAAGGAGTGAGACTGAACGGTGCCAATGCAATAAACTAGAGCAAAGAAATAATGTTTCTATAGACTTTTACAGACTTTTTTTCCAATGGTGCATCACACAGATGAGTTCTGTTTTAAAAAGCAGTACAATtgacaaatgaaaaacaaaagattAGGAAATTAAAGATATATTTGCAGTCTTTTCTACAGTAAATTAGCatctaaaataaatttaaatttggGGATAATGGAGCATATTTCAATTTCATTCGCTTCAAAACATTTAATAGGTTTCCTTAAGAAATTTTGAGCAAAATATCACATGCTACTCAAGTTCAGGGTTGTAAACAGGAAGTCAGGGGACCGTGACTGTAGTCGACCACTATAGGGGTCTTATCAGAATATGAACAATCTCATTGTCTCTGTCTGGAATTGTTTGGATTTTGCAGTTATGAGTCACCTGATTTTCCATtgataaatatattgtttaataaataatttatatgtgCACTAGAGTTAAAATatttgggattggtaagatgtgttatttttattattggtcaccaaggctgcatttatttgataaaaaatacagtaaaattgtgaaatattattacaatttaaaataactgttttctatttgaatatatgttaaaatgtaatgtattcctgtgatcaaagctgaattttcagcatcattactccagtcttcagtgtcacatgatctttcagaaaatgttctgatatgatgatttgatgctcaagaaatatttctcattattatcaatgttgaaaacagcttcatatttttgtaataattttttttcatgattctttgatgaacagaagaacagcattttttttaaatagaaatcttttgtaagattataaatgtttttactgtcacttttgatcaatttaatgcatccttgctgaataaaagtgtacatttctttcaaacaaaacatttgctGAGAAAAGAGTGCATGAAAATTCGCTGACCccatgaccccaaacttttgaacaagagTGTAGTTCAACATACCAGAATATGTTAATATTTACTGGGTGCAATTATGTTATTTGATgaaatatttgtgtgtgtgtctgtaaggtcactgtgattttgccaagtaagacatgttcctggatcaacatattttgttgaccccggaacaacattcctgtctgaaaatgtaGTCATAACCCCATCCATACCCCTAAActtaaccctacccataactcaTCCACAAAATCAGAGGGACATAACAGGTGAATAACagtgatgtagaagcacctaactcTGGTTGTAAgtctaaacttgacataaactgtaaacttgtccctcaaatctgaattgttgattggaatgttgtttcatGATCAACAAAGATGCTGACATCCTTAAACAGTGTCTTTGTTCACCATGAAACACTCATTTTACTTCTGAAAAGTGATAAAATAATGTGGGAAAACACTTGATTGCATCCACCAGAAACTGACTAAGTGGTGAAAAAAAGTGGTTGTCAGTCCCCAAATGCACCACCATGATGCATAAattttgcaatttaaataatatatcataatatataatttttccccACATTATTCATAATGAGAATTTTGAGAGGATATGTACTTAatttctaatatgctaatttctTTAGGAAGCTTCCAGAAAAGCCATTGACCCGTGGAGCTCCCCATATTGTCATTTATGTTCATTTGAGTCTATTCATCTCCATATATACATGTAGCTCAGATGCTCCTGGTCTAATGACTGGAGCTCTGCAGGGCCTCAATCTGCCCTTTTCACATTCTCAGAAGAACACCACGCTAACGGCGGGCCTTTTTGATGCCGTCACCCCTTAATTTGCCGCTATAAGGCCCTTTGTGTGATTTAGGACAGTGTGGTCACCAATACAACCATGTGCAATTCATAGCTTTGATGCCACATGGTTGTAGTTGCTTTCAAATGAGGCTACGGTGAGAAGTTTTTGCCTACTTTATGATCTGCAGACTATGACgtttttaattttgtcattaGGTTATCATTTTTTCCACTTCATGAGCACATTTTACTGTTGACAGATATCTCTGATTCATTC
This genomic window from Chanodichthys erythropterus isolate Z2021 chromosome 4, ASM2448905v1, whole genome shotgun sequence contains:
- the filip1b gene encoding filamin-A-interacting protein 1 isoform X6, whose product is MRSRTSDMEGPENRPLKPLARIHNIEKEGSKQELMRKKTKAQEENESNEEKVVVCGTLKKPQKSCEMQLRRARLMDLSKEDLVHLLGIMEGEVQAREDIIHMLQSERTRPEVLEAHYGSAVPVKPLQALQRDSLMTSSNMIRDDVYEIPMIELDRLEEKHRDTYRRMLEQLLLAEKCHRRTVTELDSEKRKHVDFMNKSDDFTNLLEQERERLKRLLEQEKAYQARKDKDHSKRLEKVQEELVKLKSFALMLVDERQLHIEQIDQQKQKVQDFSKKLHEKEQHLEIINSKAKEDSQRIQRLELDLEHKTSKFSQEHEEMAAKLAKQESESRQLRLKLASLSRRIEELEETNHTLQKSEEDLQDLRDKISRGECGNSSLMAELENLRKRVLEMEGKDEEITKTEAQCKELKRRLQDEENHSRELKLEVEKLQKRMVDLEKLEGAFNVSKSECVQLHTNLEKERTLTKSLACELETVKNHIKELECSESRLEKAEMGLKDDLTKLKSFTVILMDERKNMAERIKQEELKSEEMNKLFKAEQCKVMEVTEKLIEESKKLLKLKSEMEMKVSALNKEKDNLKSELASEEEKRKDLSVKVCQMQSKMDEQEKAEWESTRKRAIVDKVGYPDEDNKVKELTMEIERLRNRLKQLEVVEGDLLKTEDEYDMLEKKFRTEQDKANALFQLLEEMKTQITKNKAIEKGELVSQEAELRLRCKIEEAKTRDLQADVQALKEKIHELMNKEDQLSQLQVDYTVLQQRFIEEEDKKKNMSQEVLKLTKELEATKRYSRALRPSMNGRRIVDVPLASTAVQTDADMNEHIEDETPAVFIQKSVQEENHIMSNLRQKGLKKPTVLDRYPPAAAEMAMRKSWNPWMKKKEAVTITQDFPSTQQVNGTTSSPSPELTIPRKSGQPLHIKVTPDHQSSTATLEITSPRAEDFFSSTTIIPTLGLQKPRITIVPTSMLPKSKVNGGPPERTKSPVTITAISRAKSPEKGKGSFSEHPISPLSIITVSATPVSQASISPEPHEMTMGRAVFKLTPEKQTVPTPIRKYNSNIITTEDNKIHIHLGSPGFKKPQDDRSGTVTVWPNGMSSESKEMSTGTVLRSPRQTSANVGNMIQGKVTSSITITPITSAPTRSTQSVLLLKCFKMISGGVCSLDNSLSSMERMCSHLAPQQHESPCQKV